A section of the Microbacterium sp. MM2322 genome encodes:
- a CDS encoding regulatory protein RecX translates to MTESNGGERDSLAPVIPLFGSRSDRAPAVEPAPDDPDEAATWHATWIADRAAADRSAARAAHPATGTLPVVAPAGEDEAAAVAERVLLRKLRTRSLSLREARSVLREHELDEIELEGIVDRFVSLGYLDDAALAEQLIDKATSRKAQGRMAIAQALSQRGIPREVVDEALDRLPDDEAERALEFARSKARGFEGLDRDTALRRLAGQLARRGYGSVALSVARQALDESSAPPRRGVRFES, encoded by the coding sequence ATGACGGAATCGAACGGGGGCGAGCGGGATTCGCTCGCCCCCGTCATCCCGCTTTTCGGGAGTCGCTCCGATCGGGCGCCCGCTGTCGAGCCCGCGCCCGACGACCCCGACGAAGCCGCGACCTGGCACGCTACGTGGATCGCGGATCGGGCTGCGGCGGATCGTTCGGCCGCCCGCGCGGCGCATCCTGCAACGGGAACTCTGCCCGTGGTGGCCCCCGCGGGCGAGGACGAGGCCGCTGCCGTGGCTGAGCGTGTGCTGCTGCGCAAACTTCGGACGCGTTCCCTCTCCCTCCGAGAGGCCCGTTCCGTCCTCCGAGAGCACGAACTCGACGAGATCGAGCTGGAGGGGATCGTCGACCGGTTCGTGTCGCTCGGGTACCTCGACGATGCTGCCCTCGCGGAGCAGCTCATCGACAAGGCGACCTCGCGCAAGGCGCAGGGTCGCATGGCGATCGCGCAGGCGCTGTCGCAACGCGGCATCCCGCGAGAGGTCGTCGACGAGGCGCTCGATCGGCTTCCCGATGATGAGGCTGAGCGAGCGCTCGAGTTCGCGCGGTCCAAGGCGCGCGGTTTCGAAGGGCTCGACAGGGACACGGCGCTCCGGCGGCTGGCGGGCCAGCTCGCCCGGCGCGGATACGGATCGGTTGCTCTCTCGGTGGCGCGTCAGGCGCTCGACGAGTCCTCAGCGCCGCCACGACGGGGAGTTCGCTTCGAATCCTGA
- the recA gene encoding recombinase RecA, whose translation MPSPADREKALESALAQIDRQFGKGSIMRLGSDERAPVEVIPTGSIALDVALGIGGLPRGRVVEIYGPESSGKTTLTLHAIANAQRNGGIAAFIDAEHALDPNYAEKLGVDIDALLVSQPDTGEQALEIADMLIRSGAIDLVVIDSVAALVPEAEIKGEMGDSHVGLQARLMSQALRKITGGLSQTKTTAIFINQLREKIGVFFGSPETTAGGKALKFYASVRLDIRRIETLKDGSDAVGNRTRVKVVKNKMAPPFKQAEFDILYGVGISREGSLIDFGVEHGIVKKSGAWYTYEGEQLGQGKENSRNFLLKNTDVAADIENKIKQKLGIGQPKVEIEDVAAPDELTARRPA comes from the coding sequence ATGCCATCACCTGCCGACCGCGAAAAGGCCCTCGAATCGGCCCTCGCCCAGATCGACCGCCAGTTCGGCAAGGGATCGATCATGCGACTCGGGAGCGACGAGCGCGCACCGGTCGAGGTCATCCCGACCGGATCGATCGCCCTCGATGTCGCCCTGGGGATCGGCGGTCTCCCGCGCGGCCGTGTCGTCGAGATCTACGGCCCGGAGTCGTCGGGAAAGACGACCTTGACGCTCCATGCCATCGCCAACGCGCAGCGCAACGGCGGGATCGCGGCCTTCATCGATGCAGAGCACGCGCTCGACCCCAACTATGCCGAGAAGCTCGGTGTCGACATCGACGCGCTTCTCGTCTCGCAGCCCGACACCGGAGAGCAGGCCCTCGAGATCGCTGACATGCTGATCCGTTCCGGTGCCATCGACCTGGTCGTCATCGACTCCGTCGCCGCATTGGTGCCCGAGGCCGAGATCAAGGGCGAGATGGGCGACTCCCACGTCGGTCTGCAGGCTCGACTCATGTCGCAGGCTCTCCGAAAGATCACGGGTGGCTTGAGCCAGACGAAGACCACGGCGATCTTCATCAACCAGCTCCGCGAGAAGATCGGTGTCTTCTTCGGCTCGCCCGAGACGACCGCCGGCGGTAAGGCTCTCAAGTTCTACGCGTCCGTGCGACTGGACATCCGCCGTATCGAGACGCTCAAGGACGGCTCCGACGCTGTCGGCAACCGGACGCGTGTCAAGGTCGTCAAGAACAAGATGGCTCCGCCGTTCAAGCAGGCGGAGTTCGACATCCTCTACGGGGTCGGGATCTCCCGCGAGGGCAGCCTCATCGACTTCGGCGTCGAGCACGGGATCGTCAAGAAGTCCGGTGCCTGGTACACGTACGAGGGCGAGCAGCTCGGCCAGGGCAAGGAGAACTCGCGCAACTTCCTGCTCAAGAACACCGACGTCGCTGCCGATATCGAGAACAAGATCAAGCAGAAGCTCGGGATCGGTCAGCCGAAGGTCGAGATCGAGGATGTCGCGGCGCCTGACGAGCTGACGGCTCGGCGCCCGGCCTGA
- the miaA gene encoding tRNA (adenosine(37)-N6)-dimethylallyltransferase MiaA, translating to MGAQRLWAIVGATGTGKTALSLDLADGLIRCGRDAEIVNADAMQLYRGMDIGTAKLPVAERRGIPHHLFDEFDVTEDVAVAVYQERARAAIQDIFDRGAEAILVGGSGLYVSSVVFDFRFPPRDPALRARLEADLEGHGAAALIERIRELDPAAADRLDPRNGRRVVRALEVVLQGAETHGAALPDAPVLWHPDTVLVGVQSDRAALVERLDERVRGMWRDGIVAEVEALRILGLESGPTAPRAIGYAQALAQLAGRMTEDEAIAETQALTRRYARRQVSWFRRYPGIRWVDAGTPGARLIEDFSAPSA from the coding sequence GTGGGCGCGCAGCGCCTGTGGGCGATCGTCGGTGCCACGGGCACGGGGAAGACGGCGCTGTCACTGGACCTCGCCGACGGCCTGATCCGCTGCGGCCGCGATGCCGAGATCGTCAACGCCGACGCCATGCAGCTGTATCGCGGTATGGACATCGGAACCGCGAAGCTCCCGGTAGCCGAGCGACGCGGCATCCCGCATCATCTGTTCGACGAGTTCGACGTGACGGAGGACGTCGCCGTCGCGGTGTACCAGGAGCGGGCGCGCGCCGCGATCCAGGACATCTTCGACCGAGGGGCTGAGGCGATCCTCGTCGGCGGGTCGGGACTGTACGTGTCGAGCGTCGTCTTCGACTTCCGTTTTCCGCCCCGCGATCCGGCTCTGCGGGCGCGTCTCGAGGCCGATCTGGAGGGGCACGGCGCGGCAGCCCTCATCGAGAGGATCCGCGAGCTCGACCCTGCGGCGGCCGACCGGCTCGATCCGCGAAACGGCCGTCGCGTGGTCCGCGCCTTGGAGGTCGTCCTCCAGGGCGCCGAGACGCACGGCGCCGCCCTTCCGGACGCTCCGGTGCTGTGGCATCCCGACACCGTCCTGGTGGGCGTCCAGTCGGACCGCGCGGCGCTCGTCGAGCGGCTCGACGAGCGGGTACGCGGGATGTGGCGCGACGGCATCGTGGCGGAGGTGGAGGCGCTCCGGATCCTCGGGCTCGAGTCGGGGCCGACTGCCCCGCGCGCCATCGGATACGCGCAGGCACTCGCGCAACTCGCGGGCCGGATGACCGAGGACGAGGCCATCGCCGAGACCCAGGCGCTCACGCGGCGCTACGCGCGACGCCAGGTGTCGTGGTTCCGTCGGTATCCCGGCATCCGCTGGGTGGATGCCGGGACCCCCGGCGCGCGACTCATCGAGGACTTCTCCGCCCCGAGCGCTTGA
- a CDS encoding WHG domain-containing protein has protein sequence MPRVGLDTAAVTRAAADLVDEQGLAALTMTTLAERVGVRPPSLYKHVPGGLAELVHRVATLAAEELADVFRTTVSGQRGEAALTDVADAFRHYVRAHPGRYAATAAADPVDDEDPLDIALRDSLDALGGVLEGYGLPQEDHVHALRMLRSLLHGFAVLEASGGFRIGVDVEESVTWSLRLMDAGLRTGGRA, from the coding sequence ATGCCTAGGGTCGGTCTCGATACCGCGGCCGTCACCCGTGCCGCGGCGGATCTGGTCGACGAGCAGGGGCTCGCTGCCCTGACGATGACGACCCTGGCGGAGCGGGTCGGGGTTCGACCCCCGTCTTTGTACAAGCACGTCCCGGGAGGGCTGGCCGAGCTCGTGCACCGGGTGGCCACGCTCGCGGCGGAGGAGCTCGCCGACGTGTTCCGGACGACCGTGTCGGGGCAGAGGGGAGAAGCCGCCCTCACGGATGTGGCGGACGCTTTTCGGCACTACGTCCGTGCGCACCCAGGGCGCTACGCGGCGACGGCGGCAGCGGATCCGGTGGACGATGAGGACCCGCTGGACATCGCGCTCCGCGACAGCCTGGACGCGCTGGGCGGCGTGCTGGAGGGATATGGGTTGCCGCAGGAAGACCACGTGCATGCGCTCCGGATGCTGCGGAGCCTGCTCCACGGCTTCGCCGTCCTCGAGGCGTCGGGCGGTTTCCGCATAGGGGTCGACGTCGAGGAGAGCGTCACGTGGTCGCTCCGCCTCATGGACGCGGGGCTCCGCACGGGAGGCCGCGCCTAG
- the miaB gene encoding tRNA (N6-isopentenyl adenosine(37)-C2)-methylthiotransferase MiaB has translation MTSPSAAPTLIAPSTAAVAADGHSRTYEVRTFGCQMNVHDSERLSGSLESAGYVRADAGADADVVVINTCAVRDNAAGKLYGTLGHLKSRKDKHDGMQIAVGGCLAQMDKDAVQQKAPWVDVVFGTHNMGSLPSLLERARHNGEAELEILESLEVFPSTLPTKRDSAHSGWVSISVGCNNTCTFCIVPSLRGKEKDRRPGDILNEIRLLVEDGAIEVTLLGQNVNSYGVEFGDRQAFSKLLRAAGEIPGLERVRFTSPHPAAFTDDVIDAMAETPAVMPQLHMPLQSGSDRILKAMRRSYRSERFLGILDRVREKMPHAAISTDIIVGFPGETDEDFDDTMRVVEQARFASAFTFQYSIREGTPAATMPDQVSKEVVQERYNRLIALQERISLEENQAQLGRTVEVLVSTGEGKKDAATHRLTGRAEDNRLVHFEVPDGSPTPRPGDVVTTVVTHAAPFHLLADSPDGAPLRIRRTRAGDAWDRAQADSCGVPAPVGDAGPRAVSLGLPAIRTATPGL, from the coding sequence ATGACCAGCCCTTCCGCTGCCCCCACTCTCATCGCACCGTCCACTGCTGCCGTCGCTGCTGACGGTCACTCTCGCACGTACGAGGTGCGGACGTTCGGGTGCCAGATGAACGTCCACGACTCCGAGCGCCTCTCCGGATCGCTCGAATCGGCCGGCTACGTCCGCGCCGACGCGGGGGCCGATGCCGACGTCGTGGTCATCAACACCTGTGCCGTGCGCGACAACGCCGCCGGCAAGCTGTACGGCACGCTCGGGCACTTGAAGAGCCGCAAGGACAAGCACGACGGCATGCAGATCGCCGTCGGCGGATGCCTCGCGCAGATGGACAAGGACGCCGTCCAGCAGAAGGCACCCTGGGTCGACGTCGTCTTCGGCACCCACAACATGGGCTCGCTCCCGAGCCTCCTCGAGCGCGCTCGTCACAACGGTGAGGCGGAGCTCGAGATCCTCGAGTCGCTCGAGGTCTTCCCCTCGACGCTGCCCACCAAGCGCGACTCGGCCCACAGCGGCTGGGTGTCGATCTCGGTCGGCTGCAACAACACCTGCACCTTCTGCATCGTCCCGAGCCTCCGCGGCAAGGAGAAGGACCGCCGCCCCGGCGACATCCTGAACGAGATCCGTCTTCTCGTCGAGGACGGCGCCATCGAGGTCACTCTCCTCGGCCAGAATGTGAACAGCTATGGGGTGGAGTTCGGCGACCGTCAGGCGTTCAGCAAGCTGCTGCGCGCGGCGGGGGAGATCCCCGGTCTCGAGCGCGTGCGCTTCACGAGCCCGCATCCCGCTGCGTTCACCGACGACGTCATCGACGCCATGGCCGAGACGCCCGCCGTCATGCCGCAGCTTCACATGCCGCTGCAGTCCGGATCTGACCGCATCCTCAAGGCGATGCGTCGGTCCTACCGGAGCGAGAGGTTCCTCGGCATCCTCGACCGCGTCCGCGAGAAGATGCCGCACGCGGCGATCTCGACCGACATCATCGTGGGCTTCCCCGGCGAAACCGACGAGGACTTCGACGACACGATGCGCGTCGTCGAGCAGGCGCGCTTCGCCAGTGCGTTCACCTTCCAGTACTCCATCCGCGAGGGGACGCCAGCGGCCACCATGCCCGACCAGGTCTCCAAAGAGGTCGTGCAGGAACGCTACAACCGGCTCATCGCGCTGCAGGAGCGCATCTCGCTCGAAGAGAACCAGGCTCAGCTGGGCCGCACCGTAGAGGTGCTCGTCTCCACGGGCGAGGGCAAGAAGGATGCCGCGACTCACCGTCTGACCGGGCGGGCCGAGGACAACCGCCTCGTCCACTTCGAGGTGCCCGACGGATCGCCCACGCCGCGCCCGGGCGACGTCGTGACCACTGTCGTGACGCACGCCGCTCCGTTCCACCTGCTCGCCGACAGCCCGGACGGCGCCCCGCTGCGCATCCGCCGCACCCGTGCGGGCGACGCGTGGGATCGCGCGCAGGCAGACTCCTGCGGCGTCCCCGCACCGGTCGGGGACGCCGGTCCGCGGGCTGTCTCACTCGGTCTTCCCGCGATCCGCACTGCGACGCCCGGACTCTGA
- a CDS encoding ABC transporter permease, whose product MRVVAAIVRRNLTLFFRDRMNVFFSLLSGLILFILYTLFLSRLQVDGLGRTFPQASRGDVEAFVDSWMLSGIVLLTTVTSGMGAVSVFVDDRATGRFADFLVAPIRRSQLVLGYLLSSVAVAIIMSGIIFALTVLQLGLARDTWLSPLQILTAIGATVLCCVAFTALGAFGASFLKTTGAYSAFSTVVGTVLGFIAGSYIPVGSLPEGVASTINAFPFAQGAMLLRLPFTDDTLAALAGGDSAAISDLREFYGVDLFVGSTVVPVWLAVTVLVSVAVVFSAISAARIRSLLR is encoded by the coding sequence GTGAGGGTCGTCGCGGCCATCGTCCGCCGCAACCTCACGCTCTTCTTCCGCGACCGGATGAACGTCTTCTTCTCCCTGCTGAGCGGACTCATCCTCTTCATCCTCTACACGCTCTTCCTGTCCCGACTGCAGGTCGACGGGCTCGGACGGACCTTCCCGCAGGCGTCGCGCGGCGACGTCGAGGCGTTCGTGGACAGTTGGATGCTGTCGGGCATCGTCCTCCTCACGACCGTGACCTCGGGGATGGGGGCGGTGTCCGTGTTCGTCGACGACCGCGCCACCGGCCGGTTCGCCGACTTCCTCGTCGCCCCAATTCGGCGATCGCAGCTGGTGCTCGGATACCTGCTGTCGTCGGTGGCGGTCGCGATCATCATGTCAGGCATCATCTTCGCCCTGACGGTGCTCCAGCTCGGCCTCGCCCGCGACACGTGGCTCAGCCCTCTCCAGATCCTCACGGCGATCGGCGCGACCGTCCTCTGCTGCGTCGCGTTCACGGCCCTCGGGGCCTTCGGCGCGTCGTTCCTGAAGACGACGGGCGCCTACTCCGCGTTCTCCACCGTCGTCGGAACCGTCCTCGGGTTCATCGCGGGCTCCTACATCCCCGTGGGGTCGCTTCCCGAGGGCGTCGCCTCCACGATCAACGCCTTCCCCTTCGCGCAGGGCGCCATGCTCCTGCGTCTGCCGTTCACGGACGACACGCTCGCGGCCCTCGCGGGCGGAGACAGCGCGGCGATCAGCGACCTCAGGGAGTTCTACGGGGTGGATCTGTTCGTCGGGTCCACCGTCGTGCCGGTGTGGCTGGCCGTCACCGTCCTGGTGAGCGTGGCGGTCGTCTTCAGTGCGATCTCGGCCGCCCGCATCCGCTCGCTCCTGCGCTGA
- a CDS encoding alpha/beta hydrolase — MSEKLSVAGGEIAFDVAGEGQLVVLAHGMGDSRRSYRFVMPALLAAGYRVANVDIRGCGESSPTWAGYGRGDIAGDLLAVIRHLGGPAVIIGQSISGGAATVAAATAPQDVAGVIELAPFTRVQRFDARGLLRNSHHRKGMTRLAGMLLRGSVSAWLSYLDLAIARKPADWEEERANISRDLSDPARMAALRAMGRTTPADAGAQLPHVSVPVLIVMGSADPDWADPRAEGEGVLAELPTGIGELAVIDGAGHYPHVERPDEVVDLALPFLRTVFAAHAGSTDA; from the coding sequence ATGAGCGAGAAGTTGAGCGTGGCGGGCGGCGAGATCGCCTTCGATGTGGCGGGTGAAGGGCAGTTGGTGGTCCTGGCGCACGGGATGGGCGACTCGCGTCGCTCGTACCGGTTCGTGATGCCGGCGTTGCTGGCGGCGGGATACCGCGTGGCGAACGTCGACATTCGCGGTTGCGGCGAGTCGAGCCCGACGTGGGCGGGCTACGGGCGTGGCGACATCGCCGGCGACCTCCTCGCCGTCATCCGTCATCTGGGCGGACCTGCCGTCATCATCGGCCAGTCGATCAGCGGCGGCGCCGCGACGGTCGCGGCCGCAACCGCACCGCAGGATGTCGCGGGAGTCATCGAACTCGCCCCGTTCACCCGGGTCCAGCGCTTCGACGCGAGGGGCCTGCTGCGAAACTCCCACCACCGGAAGGGGATGACCCGCCTCGCCGGAATGCTCCTGCGGGGCAGCGTCTCCGCGTGGCTGAGCTACCTCGATCTCGCCATTGCCCGAAAGCCCGCCGATTGGGAAGAGGAGCGGGCGAACATCTCCCGCGACCTCAGCGATCCTGCCCGGATGGCGGCCCTTCGAGCCATGGGGCGGACGACTCCCGCGGACGCGGGTGCGCAGCTGCCTCACGTCTCCGTGCCGGTGCTCATCGTCATGGGGAGCGCCGACCCCGACTGGGCCGACCCACGCGCCGAGGGTGAAGGGGTGCTGGCGGAGCTGCCGACGGGCATCGGCGAGCTCGCGGTCATCGACGGCGCTGGGCACTACCCTCACGTCGAACGACCCGACGAGGTCGTCGACCTCGCCCTTCCGTTCCTCCGCACCGTGTTCGCAGCGCACGCGGGGTCGACGGATGCCTAG
- a CDS encoding helix-turn-helix transcriptional regulator, with protein sequence MILVRQEIGDVLRDFRLQKGHTLRQVSGKASVALGYLSEVERGQKEASSEILAAVAEALDVPISAIMREVGERISVLEGLHPITDVVPDDLASLSDGVSAPELSLR encoded by the coding sequence ATGATCCTGGTTCGTCAAGAGATCGGCGACGTCCTCCGCGACTTCCGTCTGCAGAAGGGTCACACTCTCCGGCAGGTGTCCGGCAAGGCGAGTGTCGCCCTCGGCTACCTCAGCGAAGTGGAGCGCGGTCAGAAGGAAGCGTCGAGCGAGATCCTCGCTGCCGTCGCCGAAGCGCTCGATGTGCCGATCTCGGCGATCATGCGCGAGGTGGGTGAGCGGATCTCGGTCCTCGAGGGGCTGCACCCCATCACCGACGTCGTCCCCGACGACCTCGCGTCGCTGAGCGACGGCGTTTCCGCGCCGGAGCTCTCGCTGCGCTGA
- a CDS encoding ABC transporter ATP-binding protein has product MAIEVEGLVKSYKTVTAVDGITFSVPDGQLFAFLGANGAGKSTTIGCLTTLLRADSGVVRVAGHDLRTDSENVRSKIGVVFQRSLLDDGLTVRENLALRATLSRIESRRFATRLAELSELIELEDVIDRVYGRLSGGQRRRADIARALMHEPSILFLDEPTAGLDPGSRVAVWAAIDRLRSERGLTVFLTTHYMAETEEADQVTIIDSGRVVASGTPTELRARHSRSILTVTTRDPEALEALARREGLPVRREGDILTVEVPDALPARRLLAAHGDDVADFEFRHGRMDDVFLALTGRSDLVEDAA; this is encoded by the coding sequence GTGGCGATCGAGGTAGAGGGACTCGTCAAGTCGTACAAGACGGTGACGGCTGTGGACGGCATTACGTTCTCTGTTCCCGACGGTCAGCTGTTCGCCTTCCTGGGAGCCAATGGGGCAGGAAAGTCGACGACGATCGGATGCCTCACGACTCTGCTCCGGGCTGACAGTGGCGTCGTGCGCGTCGCGGGCCACGACCTCCGCACCGACAGCGAGAACGTGCGATCGAAAATCGGTGTTGTCTTCCAGCGGTCTCTGCTCGATGACGGCCTGACTGTTCGAGAGAACCTGGCGCTTCGGGCGACGCTCTCGCGGATCGAGAGTCGGCGATTCGCCACTCGGCTCGCCGAGCTGTCGGAGCTCATCGAGCTGGAGGATGTCATCGACCGTGTGTACGGACGACTGTCAGGCGGACAGCGCCGACGTGCAGACATCGCCCGTGCACTCATGCACGAGCCGTCGATCCTCTTCCTCGACGAACCGACCGCGGGGCTCGATCCTGGCAGTCGCGTCGCCGTGTGGGCGGCGATCGACCGGCTGCGGTCTGAACGCGGCCTCACGGTCTTCCTCACGACCCACTACATGGCGGAGACGGAGGAGGCCGACCAGGTCACCATCATCGACTCCGGGCGGGTTGTCGCGAGCGGCACTCCGACGGAGCTCCGCGCGAGACACAGCCGCAGCATCCTCACCGTGACCACGCGCGATCCCGAGGCGCTCGAGGCGCTCGCACGTCGTGAGGGACTCCCCGTCCGACGCGAGGGCGACATCCTCACCGTCGAAGTGCCCGATGCGCTCCCCGCGCGTCGTCTCCTCGCCGCTCACGGCGACGACGTCGCCGACTTCGAGTTCCGACACGGCCGCATGGACGACGTCTTCCTCGCTCTCACGGGCCGCAGCGACCTCGTGGAGGACGCCGCGTGA
- a CDS encoding DUF3046 domain-containing protein — MRHSEFDRAVADEFGDGGAALVADLALTAVGNRTAREALADGVAPREVWYALCTETDVPEPRRHGAGRLEPRR; from the coding sequence ATGCGTCACAGCGAGTTCGATCGCGCCGTCGCCGATGAGTTCGGAGATGGTGGAGCCGCGCTGGTGGCCGATCTGGCGTTGACTGCTGTGGGAAACCGCACGGCCCGCGAGGCTCTCGCGGACGGCGTGGCCCCGCGAGAGGTCTGGTACGCGCTGTGCACCGAGACCGACGTCCCGGAACCGCGACGTCACGGCGCGGGACGGCTCGAACCGCGACGCTGA
- the dapF gene encoding diaminopimelate epimerase, with the protein MSTIAFTKGHGTGNDFVVVADPDGSLHLTGEQIAAVTDRRFGIGADGLLRVVRSSAIDAGAATPDAEWFMDYRNADGSIAEMCGNGVRVFVKYLLSAGYATLDVGETLRIGTRAGTKTVTLSDNGFEVDLGVWRPTVDEVLVRAHGLKVARPGLGIDVGNPHVVVALSSEAELESLDLTLQPILDPHLAAGANVEFVVPADPLITDGVGAIRMRVFERGVGETLSCGTGVAASALAVRHWAGAGAPDRWTVDVPGGRLGVRVVRTDAGERVLLSGPASLVFSGEIALA; encoded by the coding sequence GTGTCGACGATCGCATTCACGAAGGGCCACGGAACCGGCAACGATTTCGTCGTCGTCGCCGACCCGGACGGTTCGCTCCACCTCACCGGTGAGCAGATCGCTGCGGTGACCGACCGTCGATTCGGGATCGGTGCCGACGGTCTCCTGCGCGTCGTCCGCTCGTCCGCGATCGATGCCGGCGCGGCGACTCCGGATGCCGAGTGGTTCATGGACTATCGCAACGCCGACGGCTCGATCGCCGAGATGTGCGGCAATGGCGTGCGCGTCTTCGTGAAGTACCTCCTCAGCGCGGGGTACGCGACCCTCGACGTCGGCGAGACGCTTCGGATCGGGACCCGCGCCGGAACGAAGACGGTGACGCTCTCCGACAACGGCTTCGAGGTCGACCTCGGCGTCTGGCGGCCGACGGTCGACGAGGTGCTGGTTCGGGCCCACGGTCTGAAGGTCGCCCGCCCTGGCCTCGGCATCGACGTGGGAAACCCGCACGTCGTCGTCGCACTGTCGAGTGAGGCCGAACTCGAGAGTCTCGATCTGACGCTTCAGCCGATCCTCGACCCCCACCTTGCAGCCGGCGCCAACGTCGAGTTCGTCGTCCCGGCCGACCCGCTGATCACCGACGGCGTCGGTGCGATCCGGATGCGGGTGTTCGAGCGCGGCGTGGGTGAGACCCTCTCGTGCGGCACCGGGGTCGCGGCATCCGCTCTCGCCGTCCGGCACTGGGCGGGCGCCGGCGCTCCGGACCGATGGACGGTCGACGTCCCCGGCGGCCGCCTCGGCGTTCGCGTCGTCCGGACCGACGCGGGGGAGCGGGTCCTGTTGTCGGGGCCTGCGTCGCTCGTCTTCTCGGGCGAGATCGCCCTCGCCTGA